The genomic region CCCCGTCGTTCTGCTTAACCCTTCGCACAATCTCTTGCTGATGCTTTGCCTGCCAAGCCCAGTTCCAAGATGTTGTCAGTATCGTGAGTCAAAGGGAAACGGGCTCTGCTGTTCGACTTACCGATTGCTTGTCCAACTCTCGTGTAAAATTATGCAGCAACAGGTCGTACTCCTTGTCCAGGGCGGACTTGTGCTGCTCCATCTCGACCTTGCACTTTTCCTCCAGCTTCACCAGCGCGGCCTGATGCTCCCGGCGCATACGTTTGTAGCCGGACATTTGCTCGTGCATTTCCTCCTTGACCAAAGGCAAAAACCCATCAATCGAAACGCACCAAAACCCCGGCAGGCGGTACGGGGAAGAACACTCTTCCTCCTCAGCAGCTTCAAAATGCTTACCTGCATGTgttccttctgctgcttcgtCACGATGCTGGTCGTACGAATCGTTGCAAAGTTGTTGGCACCATGTTCGGCGACCGCGATGGCCGCCACCTGCGACACGTGGTTGTGATTgtgttgatgatggtgatgcgaCACAGGACTAGAGGAATTATGATGATGGTAGCCCATGTTAGCACCCATATTTGCCGATCCAGCAGCACCACTACCGCTTCCGGTACCGCTGACACCCTGCTGCTGGCTTTGCACTCCTCCTCCGCTCGGGCCCATCCCTCCAGCATTCATCATCAGACTACCGCTACCTCCACCACCGCTTCCACCTCCAGCACCAGCCAGCAGTACGTTCGAAAGCATACTTTCTCTCGCGTTCGCACCCGCCGAGTGTATGGAGGAGATGGCGTTGGAGGCTCGGGACCGGGAAGAGTTTCGCATCAGACCCaccccaccaccacctgcCACAccatgctgttgctgttggtcgACGGAGGGTAGCGAGTGCTCGGAGGTAATGCTGTTGCTTTTGCTACTATCGCCTCCGATCTGCTCGTCCGGTGTGTCCTCCGCGTCTCCAATGTTGCTCTCCGTTTCACAGTCCACCATTagaattttcttcatcttcctaTAGTTCAGATTGTCGAGCTCTCGTACGGCTGCCTTCGTTCTGGAAATGGTTTAAccagagtataagtgaccctCCTTAGGAATGTCCGAACCGTCTCTTACCTCGCTATTAGATCTATCAGCACAGCCGGGGAGCGTATCCGCGTGACGAACGTGTGCTTGAGGAGCTGCGTCGACGTGGGCCTATCGATCGGCGACTTCTTCAGACAGAAGTCGACGAAATTTCGGAACATATCCGACCATTCCTGGGCCTGCAGCGAGGGTGCATCGTTCTGGGCGATGTGGTACAGTGCCGACATGGCGTTCATGTTGAAGTACGGTGGCTTCCGCTCCGCCAGCTCGATGCACGTTATGCCGAGCGACCACACGTCCACCTTGCCATCGTACTGGCCCTCGTCCATCGCAAGGATCACCTCCGGCGCCATCCAGTACGGCGTGCCGACAAAGCTATTGGCCGGACACTTGATGGCGGCACTGCCGAAATCCGCCAGCTTCACAATGCCCAGCTCGGTGAGCAGAATGTTCCCGGCTTTGATGTCGCTGGAAAATCGAAATGAGaagtaataaattaaaaaccatcCCATCGGAAGCACCACCAGGCGGCCGGTATCAAAACGCACCGATGGATTCGTCCTAAACCGTGGAGGTAACTTAACCCACGCAGCACACCGTCACAGATGGCCGAAATTTCGTCCTCCTTCAGGGGCCGCTTGTGCAcctcgatgatgtccgaggCCGAACCGACGCAGTACTCCATCACGAGCCAGGCCGTGTTCTCGTGTAGGTAGCAGCCCTTGTACTCGATCGTGTTCGGGTGATTCAGCTGCCGCAGGAACCGGATCTCCTTCAGGATATCCTGCCACTTTTCCATGCTCTGCTTGCCCATGTACGACATCTTCTTGATCGCGACGATCTCGTGCGTGAGGTTGCATTTCGCGTAGTAGACGGCGCCGAACGAGCCATGCCCGATCTCGCGCAGATCCTCGAATATCTTCTCCGGGTCATGTTTGTGGAACAGTTCCGCTATCTCGGGGTCTTTCAGGCTTCCCGGCCTCATCGTTACTTCGGCTCGCCACTCGCGCAAAGCGGTGGCCTTCGACACGTTTCACTGAcaattttttctctccccctaCAATCCAATGTCTTTATGTTCCCCCCAGCAGTTGCCACCGGGATCTTTCCGTCAGGATCGTACCGGAAATATCACTCTAAGCGTTCCTTTGAACACGTTGTTGCTCGTCAAAATGTTTCATAGGATAATGCCAGTCGACTGGTTCGGAATTTTACATCCGAAAACCGGTGATGGGCCAGACCACAGGCTACACAAATCACAAACACATAAAACGATCCATCATCTCCCGGCCGATTACCATGATTCGCgtgatattttttcttccacacaCAGCCGTCTCTCGAACGACTTCTGATCGTCGTCGttattgtaattttttatTGTCGAGTACACACTAAACAACCGTTGCGTAAGCCGGGGCCAGGCAGTAGGCTAAAGATCACTAGAATATTACACATTCGCATCCACCTGCGACATCCCGGCGAGAAACACCAATCGACGACGTTGTACGGAATTTTTCACTACAATTTCGCCTGCTCCGTTTGGCATATGAAGACCTACAACAAAGAAGGGAACGAAGATGATTAGCACCGCACCATGGGAAAGATTATCTATTCACTATTTCCATGCATATATAGTCCTGGGCAAATAGTCATCGAATGAAAACGCCTAGCCCCACTACACACCAGcgccacacgcacgcacgggcCATTCATGAAGAAGATGATAAATCGAACGATAAACATTGTGTCAGGATTAATTGAAGCGCATCAATAAAACCACACCTTGCGGTTTCTGCAAATCAAGAAACACAGCCCCCAAAAATCTACAAACTTGGCTCACTGAATGTGGTTTCACATGTTTTCGCAGCTGCTGTCCATTATCATTCCACTTTCCACCTCTTGTACTCAAACTCGACGAAAGTAAAACCGGAAGGTGACACACTCCCGTGAATACGGCCGGATAGTGAGCAATTCACTTGAAAATGTACAGACCATCAACCTCGTCTTGCTTTCTAGAAAGTCAGTAGTTATTCTGACTATTAGAAGAAATTGATTAGTAGCCGACAATACTGGCAACACTAAGTCGCACATGACCAAAATGTTATGTAGTGATAAGTTTGGAACAAAAACTGAACGATTTGAACATTCTATACATTCCTGATAtacggtggaaaacaattaGGATAATTGAATGACGAGCCCGACCGTCACCGCAGTAAATCTACCAAATGTTGCTTTTACAGCACGGTTCTGTGCAAAAATCCATTATCTCAGTCACATTAGGGTTTgcaaaaatccaaaaaatcACACGAAACTCGCCGCAGTTTCAGTACATTCCTTCTGAAAGACGAATTTTCTTCCCGTGTTGTGTGTGCCTGCAAACCGTAGATCCGTAGATGTGGTTGATTCTCGCGGCCGCTCCTTTTCCTACAAATATCCAGCGCACCGGGATCGAAATTATCAAAATTCTCAACGAACTCTCATCGCACACTGATTTGTCGTTCATCATCGCACCATCTCTCCGCGACTCTCCGAACACAGCACAAAATGGCGATTTCACACAAAAAACCATACATACACACCCGACGACGGCACCGACACTCTACGGACCTTGGTTTGAAAGCTTGAAGGAGAATGTTTACATGGGTGGTTTGAAGTCTCCCCACAGCTTTTTCGTatctttttgttcaattaaatAATATAGTTTCACGCTGAACGttggaaaatatattgaagAACACAAGAACGTAACTCTTTTCCATGGTATTCTCTGTACAATGTTGCAAGTATCAAAAGTATGGTGGAACGAAAAAGAGAGGATTGTACAGGCCGGTCGATATGTTCTCTAGATTTGAAAATCCCCTCAAGTGTTTCACGAGAAACGCTTACTCAAGCGTTGACCAACAACATCGATGTCCGAGAACAAGAAGACAAAATGCGAGacgatacttttttttgtcacaAAAGCACTAGACAGCATAAGAAACTACTAAGTCACCAGCCCCTCTGATTCCACCTTATCACACGCAGGATCATTGAACGCGATGGCATCGTAGTCACTTTGTAGCACTGACTCATCCGACGTGCATTGGAGAAGAAAACACGCACTACCAACTAACGCATGTTGCGTAGAAAAGCCACAGCCTCACTGAACAACGACGAACTAAAACGAGGCACGTTGGAAAAAGACGATTGACGAAGCCAACGGGttgggtttttcctttgcgtTTCCTACGATTCTAAGCCACTTTGTTCGGGCATGGCAATGCAGGAGACGAATGAAAATTCTTCCGACCAACCCAACCTCTGACGGCCGTCAATTGTTACTCTCTGGACGTTTTCAGTTTTGGTTGGAGTTTCATtgtgaaacatattttcacacagtcacatacacacacactacgCCATGGGGCCATACTTTTACTTCACACTGCTCTCACACACGCACTTGTACAACGATTGCCCATTAGGCAGTACACCACACGGAGCACCCCAGCATTTGTGGTGcgcgaagagaaaaatcaatcacaCCACACAAGCAGCTGAACTAACCTTTTCCATAATGGGCGCTGCTGCCGACCTCAACACCTGGTGCTTTCGAGCGCACGGGTATCCCGGTGGGCTGCATGCGTCACGTGCAAAATATGCCCAAAGTCTGCTGCAGTTACTCAGCAAACCTGCACCGAAGTCGCAAATCTACGGCTCCCCGGAATATCTTCATCTCTTGCCACACTTTACATCGACTGACCGAACCACTTTACATCGGCACAACGACgtgagcatttttttttgttcgaccAACCAGCAtggaactagtgttggcagcaTATGGATTCGAATGATTCGAAGATTGGATCCCTAggc from Anopheles coustani chromosome 3, idAnoCousDA_361_x.2, whole genome shotgun sequence harbors:
- the LOC131259954 gene encoding serine/threonine-protein kinase Tao isoform X1, which produces MRPGSLKDPEIAELFHKHDPEKIFEDLREIGHGSFGAVYYAKCNLTHEIVAIKKMSYMGKQSMEKWQDILKEIRFLRQLNHPNTIEYKGCYLHENTAWLVMEYCVGSASDIIEVHKRPLKEDEISAICDGVLRGLSYLHGLGRIHRDIKAGNILLTELGIVKLADFGSAAIKCPANSFVGTPYWMAPEVILAMDEGQYDGKVDVWSLGITCIELAERKPPYFNMNAMSALYHIAQNDAPSLQAQEWSDMFRNFVDFCLKKSPIDRPTSTQLLKHTFVTRIRSPAVLIDLIARTKAAVRELDNLNYRKMKKILMVDCETESNIGDAEDTPDEQIGGDSSKSNSITSEHSLPSVDQQQQHGVAGGGGVGLMRNSSRSRASNAISSIHSAGANARESMLSNVLLAGAGGGSGGGGSGSLMMNAGGMGPSGGGVQSQQQGVSGTGSGSGAAGSANMGANMGYHHHNSSSPVSHHHHQHNHNHVSQVAAIAVAEHGANNFATIRTTSIVTKQQKEHMQEEMHEQMSGYKRMRREHQAALVKLEEKCKVEMEQHKSALDKEYDLLLHNFTRELDKQSAKHQQEIVRRVKQNDGAEKKLHKEISTRQEGDRKAFEIHRKKEYKANKERWKRELSMDDSTPKRQRDATLQTQKDNLKLAEAQEEQRLLRVQKNYIELEMRKFRRKKMVLLHDLEDQLLRDELSKKQQQLEQAHAMLIKHHEKTQDLEYRQQKSVHALREEQISKQHESELRNQKEYMDRAERELLRRHALELKQQPKSLKQKELQIRKQFRETCKTQTIQYKALKRQVLQTTPKEEQKAVIKQLKEEQHRKLTLLGDQYEQSIADMLQKQSLRLDESQEVECHQLKDRLQYELDILTAYQSKNRMQAQGQRDRERKELEDRVSVRRALLESKMETELQQFNQERAERIRQLKEKHDKQLEAFDEESARMGFSALALAEASKETYPDEEGSLSGSMLSLAHSNSSTSFPAGSL
- the LOC131259954 gene encoding serine/threonine-protein kinase Tao isoform X2; protein product: MRPGSLKDPEIAELFHKHDPEKIFEDLREIGHGSFGAVYYAKCNLTHEIVAIKKMSYMGKQSMEKWQDILKEIRFLRQLNHPNTIEYKGCYLHENTAWLVMEYCVGSASDIIEVHKRPLKEDEISAICDGVLRGLSYLHGLGRIHRDIKAGNILLTELGIVKLADFGSAAIKCPANSFVGTPYWMAPEVILAMDEGQYDGKVDVWSLGITCIELAERKPPYFNMNAMSALYHIAQNDAPSLQAQEWSDMFRNFVDFCLKKSPIDRPTSTQLLKHTFVTRIRSPAVLIDLIARTKAAVRELDNLNYRKMKKILMVDCETESNIGDAEDTPDEQIGGDSSKSNSITSEHSLPSVDQQQQHGVAGGGGVGLMRNSSRSRASNAISSIHSAGANARESMLSNVLLAGAGGGSGGGGSGSLMMNAGGMGPSGGGVQSQQQGVSGTGSGSGAAGSANMGANMGYHHHNSSSPVSHHHHQHNHNHVSQVAAIAVAEHGANNFATIRTTSIVTKQQKEHMQEMHEQMSGYKRMRREHQAALVKLEEKCKVEMEQHKSALDKEYDLLLHNFTRELDKQSAKHQQEIVRRVKQNDGAEKKLHKEISTRQEGDRKAFEIHRKKEYKANKERWKRELSMDDSTPKRQRDATLQTQKDNLKLAEAQEEQRLLRVQKNYIELEMRKFRRKKMVLLHDLEDQLLRDELSKKQQQLEQAHAMLIKHHEKTQDLEYRQQKSVHALREEQISKQHESELRNQKEYMDRAERELLRRHALELKQQPKSLKQKELQIRKQFRETCKTQTIQYKALKRQVLQTTPKEEQKAVIKQLKEEQHRKLTLLGDQYEQSIADMLQKQSLRLDESQEVECHQLKDRLQYELDILTAYQSKNRMQAQGQRDRERKELEDRVSVRRALLESKMETELQQFNQERAERIRQLKEKHDKQLEAFDEESARMGFSALALAEASKETYPDEEGSLSGSMLSLAHSNSSTSFPAGSL